The Panicum virgatum strain AP13 chromosome 6K, P.virgatum_v5, whole genome shotgun sequence nucleotide sequence TTCAACCCAAACGACAGCAGCAGGATGGCTCCACAGGAGGGCAATTTCAAGAGGAGGAGCGAGCTGGAGGCATCTGGGTACCTCCGGGACGATCACCTCAGGATTGAATGCGTCATCACTGTCCTGAAAGAACCACTGCTGTCTCAAACCAAATCAGCTCCAAGGATTGAGGTGCCTCCATCAGACATCACAGCGCACCTTGGAAAGTTACTGGAGGCAGAGAAGGGAGCGGACGTGACACTGAGCGTGGGAGGAGAGACCTTCGCAGCACACAAGGCCATCCTCGCGATCCGGTCACCAGTATTCAAGGCGGAGATCTATGGGCCGATGAGTGAGACAGGGATGCAGCTTATTTGCATCAAGGACATGCAGCCTGCTGTCTTCAAAGCACTTTTGCATTTCATCTACACAGACGCACTGCCTTCCATGAGTGATCTTGAGGGAAATGAACACGGTGAAATGATCCGGCACTTGCTTGTCGCTTCGGATAGGTATGCCATGGATAGGCTAAAGCTGATATGCCAGAGTATACTTTGCGAAGGTCTTAATGTGCAGAATGTGGCAACCACACTGGCTTTAGCTGACCAGCATCATTGTGACTTGCTCAAGGATGCCTGCATTGAGTTTATATCCTCTGCAACAATGGATGGTATAGTGGCAACTCAAGGGTTCATGGATCTCAAGAGAGACTGCCCTGCTGTCTTAGTGGATGCATTCATCAAGATGAGTATCATCCACAAATCATAGATGAGGAGCTCACTGTTAGCTGTTAGGTAAATCTAAATATCTAATGTTGCCTACTCTGGATGATAATTTATATCAGTTGCATTCTAGTTCCCTATGGCTGGCTCGTGATATATCTTTATATTTGTGAACATCTTGCTTAATTATCTATTCATGGGCTCATTTTATCTATTGTCTGTCTCCTTATCTTAAAGGTTAATGTTCTGACTGAATTTCATAGAATGCTCATTTGTAAAGTCCCCCCCCCCCTGTGGTACACATTGTCATGACAGCAAAAGCTATATAAGCATATTCCATCGCCGATATAACAACATTAGGTATAACAATAGCAGTATTTTCTTGAAAACATATATATGATCATCTTTGACTATAGAAGCATGCCATCTATATGTGCTATGAAAACATATACACATGATTCCTGGGAGGCTTATGTGCTATGAAAAAACTGAAAATATCCTCAAGCAAGAACTTAGAATGCCTTGCATTTACATTTGAGAAAACTGAACAGATCCAATTAGACAAGTGAAATTTTGAGAAATATAGACAATGATAATTTGGTCGCTTATCTATTCGGATGAATTATGAATTTGTGGGTATTTAGGGAGCATGGTGCAAGCATTATTACTACATTCACAAACATGCTGCGGAGAGGCTAAAGTGACATGATAATGTATCCCTTTGTGCAAAATCTTCATGTGCAGTCCATGGCATGGCAACGACGCTGACATGACATGCTTAATCATGGTTACCTTGAAATTATGAGCTGTCCAAGTGTGATGGATGCTCTGGTGGCAACCCCAGGTTACatcaaacttttttttaaaaaaaaaccttgCCCATCTGTTGTATTTTATATACTTGAGCAGGCAAGTAGGTTTCGTGAAGCATGAGCAGCTCCTCGATCTGGAGCTGAATTTGTCAGTAGAATGAGTTTTTGTTTGCCATGTTTTGCTGGAGCGGCTCTTCCTACTTAACTTGAACATGTGGATGAGCAACTCAATGTTAGATGGGTCTAAGTGTGTTTAGTTTAGTTTTTAAGTTATTGGAATAGCATGCTAGTTATTTATATGCTCGCAGTCTAAGCTACTAAAGGTTACTACTGTAGTACAGTCTGAGTTTTGTAATCAAGATGCAGATTGTATCTCTTGATGACTGAATGCATGAATTGTGTGCTTCTCATAAGAAATGATGTTCCCTACATATAACATTTACTTGTCTTCTACAATTTTTTTCTTGTCATGTGCACCATTTGTCAAATATTGAACATCCATGTAAGTTAAGACCTCAACATGTACTGGTGCAATGACCCCAATAATCTTAATAGAACAGGTATGAAGCATATTGTTGTAGCTGGATTGATGTTTTGGGTAAATGGAAGTTTGAAACAAGTTTATAGTTGGAATGGAGGAAATTTTGAGGAATGGGACTTGTAGTTGATCAAGAACAACCACCCTAAGCTCTTATTGTTAAGCGCATGTCTGTGGGATGGTCCTGTTCATGATTTTTTCATGAATCCTTCCTGGTGGATAATGTTGGTGTTTTTGAATATATTTTACTTTAGATCTTATATTTCAATTAAAACTACTCTAGAATTGACTCAGGTTTGGATAATATCACCCTGGCAGATTGCTTCTGAATTGTTGTATCTGGCACTCTTACGAGTATGGGACAAGTGTTGATATATCATTAGTTATAAAGAATCAGTCAATCTAACAGGCAATTAATTAAGTCAGCCATAGGCATAATTATTCTACATTGGCCAGCACAAATAATTTGCCACTCTGTAGTCTTCGCACGATATAGTTTACGAGGTTATGAGTGTGGCAGAGCAGAACAGGGATGATGTCATGTTGCCTCAACTCAACCGGATTAAAGATAATCTGATCAAGGTATATTCAGCTGTTCGTTGgttctagttttttttctttacaaCCCCCAACTATTGGGGTCGGACTACATCACCCCCAAATTTAACCCCTCCAACTTCAAAACCGTTTACTTAAGCCCCTCAGGTAGTTTTGCATAGCAGTTTTAGCCACGCGGCATTCTGAGCTGGACAAAAATGCTGACATGGACCTGCTAACATGTGGGGCCTGCTTGTAAGTGAGATGcccttctctcttcttctcccaCTCCCACGTCATCCTCCAGTGGCAATCCGTCGAGCCAAGTGTCCCGCTGTCGTCGTTGAAgcgcttgggcttcttctcaaGGAGCAGCGCGAGGAGTCCCGGCTGGATTTCCCTGACAGAATGGAGTTAGTGTAGGGCCGCTGGTAGGAGCAACTGGCAAAGCCGCGCGGGGGAGGCGGCCGCGAAGGAGGTGACGCCCGCGAGGAGGTGCGGGGCGGCGGTGGGTCCAGCGGAGAGTGCCTGCCCGAGGTAGGCCGTGAAGGCGTTCTGCGAGGGGAGGGTCCGGGCCTGTGCTGGGGGGTCGGTGCCAGTGTCCGGCTCCGCCTCCTCACGGCGTCCGGCTCCCCTCTTAGTATCCGACACCGGCTCCCCTCTTAGTATCCGACACCGCCTCCTCGTTGCTGAAGCTCTGTGGGATCTGGAGCACGCCGCGAAGGTCGATGTGGCGGCGTGGGCGCCCCCATGCCTGCTGCCTCGTTCGTGCTCAGGCGTTGGCCCATGCTCCAGGTCCAATGGCGGCCCGGGGTTGCGGTCATCGCCACCGAGAGATAGGACCGCATCGGGCGGCTGGCACCGGACGGGCATCACCAACAGATGGTGGCAGCAAGCTAGTGGAGGAAGAGGATTGGCGAGAGGGGAGAGGGCAGCAAGGACCTAGTCCTTGCTGGTGTTTGTGAGGGGTGGAATCGAGCCGAGCCTTGACTTTCACTACACCAGCTGCAATTTTCTACGAGAGCCAAAGTAATATGCAAGAGTGCTATCACGTACAAAAAAAATAGTAGGCAACAGGCCTCTCACTTATAATACCATCGACAGTACTGTTGTAGTTGATGTTAACACGTGTGACTGTCCTGTCGGGTTTGTTTTCCTTGACCGCACACCTCCCCCCATGAATCATGCTGTGACAATGCTGTTGCGTATTCTGTTCTTACAATTGACAGGCCTGTTGTAGTTGCCCTCGACACCCTTCTTCAAGGTTAATTAATTTCATATTATCTATGGCCTCGACACCCTTTTGTGGATAAAGATTATATATGGCCACATTGTCTGGAATTGCAATTGAGTTACGGAAGCTACAGAAACCTTTGATTCAATCTTACAAAATAAAAATCGGCTGCATGTGCTTCCGGAGGGGATGAACAAGCAACCTATCGCTGGAGCCCGATACCCTCACCACGACGCTATCATAATGTCGGTGACCTCGACAtagaaattattttattttaacaAGCTGAACAGGCATTCCAATTAGTCAGGCCAAAGCAAAGATGATTTACTCTTAGATTATCTAAGCTTAaactttttattatttatttacatCTGTGTCTTAATTAGTAAAGCTGAAATTCTAAATATGCTATATTAGACCTAATTTGAACCTATTAGAATATTTTTGTGAATTTAATGTTGCTTTTATAAATCTACTTTGTATATTTAGATGTTTTAAGTGAAAAGTTGAACCatgatatttatatattttttaaatctTTTAAAATTCTCATGTGATGAAGAACTCTtaactttcattttttttcttaattttgaACATTTTAGAATTTGGTTTGGCGGTCTATGGACCCAATCTGAAACTGCTCGATGTTAGCCTGTCCACACCTGCTATAGGGCCGAGCCTAGTAAGAGGAAACTAGATTCGAAATAATTTCAGGCCAGCCCCAGCCCGATCCGACTATTTattatttgaatttttttcaactaAAATAGAGTGAAACCTCTAGGGTGTGGTGTCGTTATTTTTACCGCCAGCTTACCTAGGGATACTTCAAAGTAGGAGATTGTTTGGTGAGGAATTGCCGTATCTGGAAATTGAACGTAAAACGTAATATCCTACGTTATATTTGCAATGTTGTATATTGCACTCTACGCTTGGGTGTTGAGTTGCCCTACTTTAGGCTTGAGCTGATTCTGCCGATTTAAATACCCCTGCCATCCTTTATATACTCTAAGGGTGGGATACTAGTCGATTACATGCTAGTAGTTAGGGTAGAGTTTTTGTAGGATTATATATGAATCCTAATTGGAGTCTGACTTTCTATCTTCCTTGTAGATAGTTTCATTGTGATACTCGGAGATCTATCTCTAACAGGTGGTCCAGCATGAAAAATAACTCTATGTGTGAGTGAGTGCGTGTGTGAGATGCGTGCGCGTGTGTGAAGGTTTAGTATGTTTGAAAAATGATTGAATTATTGAATTGAAATTATCATTGCAAGATTCACAAACTATTTGTAACGCATGAATTTAACACGAATTTTTGGTTAAATTTACTTGAGCGATACAAATCCTATCGCACTAGACAATATAATATTTCTTTTGCATTAAACTGTTTCACCTATATGTTTATGCAACCATGTATCCTTCTAGAAAATTATTAATAGCTGTATAGACAGGAAAGATAGATCCGACTCCAATGTCCCTGGCAACATATTATTAAACTTGGACTCCAACTCACAGATTCAGGGTGAAAAAACTTTAGCAAAAGCAGAGACACGGGAGAAACCACACCCATATCCTTGTGGATGGCGCCAATTGCTAGCGATACAGGGCAATGGAGCACCAATTTCCTCTATTCCCCGCCAAAATAAATCTCGTTTCCATCCCTAAGAGTTGTGCTCCGAGGGTTTAGGGATACTAACCGCTGTTCCCCGTATATGTGAAGGAAATTTTCGTTTCCCTCCCTGAGCCGCCCCCCAGAAGTCCTCGAGGTAAGGGACATAAGGGTTTCTTAGAATCGCAACTCCCACCATCGCACCCTTTGATTCTGCCCTGACTCGCATTGGTGGCGCCTGCGAGGAGATCATCTTCAGTTTTTTTGTCCCGATTGGGTTGATTGCAGGGAGGCGCTGCTTTTTTCCCTCGCTTGGGTTGATTGCAAGGAGGCACTTTCCTTCCATTGTCCGTCACAGCCACATACAGATTGGAGTTTAGGTGTGTTCCTGAAGTAATTGTTTGATCGAATCCATTTCTTCTTGGGCATTTGGTGAATTCTTGTAGCGAGGTATTATTAGATCCTTGTGAATATACAAAATCTCCATTAAttagatttctttttcttgacagTGATGAATTAAATCTGTGCATCAACATATCTAAGTTTTGATAGTTTGTTTGTGTGTAACTTTTACTCTTAAATACA carries:
- the LOC120711813 gene encoding BTB/POZ and MATH domain-containing protein 1-like translates to MAASRTASMCAPEKAQGIHTFDVFGYSLHRGMGVGRRVSSGVFSVGGHDWTIHFYPDGYSERCKDCISVHLFLLSKGAVRASCDLRLVDLTTGVSSSVHKTEPRVFNPNDSSRMAPQEGNFKRRSELEASGYLRDDHLRIECVITVLKEPLLSQTKSAPRIEVPPSDITAHLGKLLEAEKGADVTLSVGGETFAAHKAILAIRSPVFKAEIYGPMSETGMQLICIKDMQPAVFKALLHFIYTDALPSMSDLEGNEHGEMIRHLLVASDRYAMDRLKLICQSILCEGLNVQNVATTLALADQHHCDLLKDACIEFISSATMDGIVATQGFMDLKRDCPAVLVDAFIKMSIIHKS